One segment of Bacteroidales bacterium DNA contains the following:
- a CDS encoding tetratricopeptide repeat protein → MQRETIIELMADPGKLDHLSLGELEELKEQYPYFQTARLLTVRKKFLMGSPDWESEMQSAAVYVTDRKILYDLLYPMDEEIEIHPAENETETAGNPELNEDSEDPQGSELQTEIQETKQINEESEENVVELDPVISEAAAETTEPVEEKQAELKSDSHTLRSNISNLLSWQLEELELVNPAEEELVPEIGINFDKEYAEPATDEDLFIIETDDKPEEKVIVPDKDELIEKFIESNPRIMPVTDGRPNIDISEDSVKEHDGIFTDTLAKIYIKQGYYSKAIFAYEKLILKYPEKSDYFASQIEEIKKLTNKQ, encoded by the coding sequence CCGTATTTCCAGACGGCAAGGCTTTTAACAGTCAGAAAGAAGTTCCTCATGGGAAGCCCGGACTGGGAATCAGAGATGCAGTCGGCGGCAGTGTATGTAACCGACCGGAAGATATTGTATGATCTCTTGTACCCGATGGATGAAGAAATTGAAATCCATCCTGCTGAAAATGAAACGGAAACTGCCGGAAATCCGGAGTTGAATGAAGATTCCGAAGATCCACAGGGAAGCGAGCTTCAAACAGAAATTCAGGAGACAAAACAGATAAATGAAGAGTCAGAGGAGAATGTAGTTGAACTTGATCCCGTTATTTCGGAAGCGGCAGCTGAAACAACAGAACCGGTTGAAGAAAAACAGGCTGAGCTGAAATCAGATAGTCATACATTGCGAAGCAACATATCCAACCTGCTTTCCTGGCAACTTGAGGAGCTTGAACTGGTTAATCCTGCAGAAGAAGAACTGGTGCCTGAAATCGGCATCAATTTTGATAAAGAATATGCAGAGCCGGCAACTGATGAAGATTTGTTCATAATTGAAACCGATGACAAACCGGAGGAAAAGGTAATTGTTCCGGACAAGGATGAGCTTATTGAAAAATTCATTGAAAGCAATCCGCGCATCATGCCGGTAACAGACGGCCGGCCCAATATAGATATTTCAGAAGACAGCGTAAAAGAGCATGATGGCATATTTACCGATACCCTGGCAAAGATCTATATCAAACAGGGATATTACAGCAAAGCCATATTTGCTTACGAAAAATTAATTTTGAAATATCCGGAAAAAAGTGATTACTTTGCGAGTCAAATTGAAGAAATTAAAAAATTAACGAATAAACAGTAA